One window of Streptococcus troglodytae genomic DNA carries:
- a CDS encoding metal ABC transporter permease, which translates to MITEFIQGLQQFHFLQNALVTAIIIGIVAGAVGCFIILRGMSLMGDAISHAVLPGVALSYILGINFFIGAIVFGLLASFIITLIKENSIIKSDTAIGITFSSFLALGIILIGLANSSTDLFHILFGNILAVQDLDKWITLGISLLVLLFICLFFRPLLLTSFDPVLAKSMGLSVHFYHYLLMILLTLVSVTAMQSVGTILIVALLITPAATAYLYANSLKIMILLSSTLGAFASVVGLFIGYSFNIAAGSSIVLTSALIFLLSFVFAPKQRSFKKKAEK; encoded by the coding sequence ATGATTACAGAATTTATACAAGGATTACAACAGTTTCATTTTTTACAAAATGCCTTGGTGACAGCGATTATTATTGGTATTGTAGCAGGAGCTGTAGGTTGTTTTATCATTCTTCGTGGAATGTCTCTCATGGGAGACGCTATTTCTCATGCTGTTTTGCCGGGCGTTGCCCTATCTTATATTTTGGGAATTAATTTTTTTATTGGAGCTATTGTTTTTGGTCTTTTGGCTTCGTTCATTATCACCCTTATTAAGGAAAATAGCATTATTAAAAGCGATACAGCTATAGGGATAACCTTTAGTTCTTTCCTAGCATTGGGTATTATTTTAATCGGTCTTGCCAATAGTTCAACTGATTTGTTTCATATTTTATTTGGTAATATCTTAGCTGTTCAAGATCTGGATAAGTGGATTACGTTGGGCATTTCATTGCTTGTTCTTCTTTTTATCTGTTTATTTTTCAGACCGCTTTTATTGACCTCTTTTGATCCTGTTTTGGCCAAGTCTATGGGGCTGTCTGTTCATTTTTACCATTATCTGTTGATGATTCTATTGACTCTGGTTTCTGTTACAGCTATGCAGAGTGTTGGTACGATTTTAATTGTTGCCTTGCTCATTACTCCAGCGGCGACAGCTTATCTTTATGCCAATAGTTTAAAAATCATGATTTTATTATCATCAACTTTAGGTGCTTTTGCTTCCGTTGTCGGGCTCTTTATCGGCTATAGTTTCAATATTGCAGCAGGTTCAAGCATTGTTTTAACTTCAGCACTTATCTTTTTGCTTTCTTTTGTTTTTGCACCCAAGCAAAGATCTTTTAAGAAAAAAGCAGAAAAATAA
- the dusB gene encoding tRNA dihydrouridine synthase DusB, giving the protein MAKLNSSFMIDNVEIPHRTVLAPMAGVTNSAFRTIAKEFGAGLVVMEMVSDKGIQYNNEKTLHMLHIDEGEHPVSIQLFGSDGDSLARAAEFIQANTKADLVDINMGCPVNKIVKNEAGAMWLKDPEKIYSVISSVKSVLDIPLTVKMRTGWSDASLAIENALAAQSAGVAALAMHGRTREQMYTGSCDHETLAKVAKAVTKVPFIANGDIRNVEDARFMIEQVGADAVMIGRAARSNPYIFSQINHYFETGQMLDNLPFVKMLEIAKEHLRRLVELKGEKIAVREFRGLAPYYLRGTSGAAKIRSAVSRAETISEVENIFNQVH; this is encoded by the coding sequence ATGGCAAAGCTTAATAGCTCATTTATGATTGACAATGTGGAAATTCCTCATCGTACCGTCTTAGCACCAATGGCAGGAGTGACAAATTCCGCTTTTCGAACTATCGCTAAAGAATTTGGAGCTGGACTTGTCGTGATGGAAATGGTATCCGATAAAGGCATCCAATACAATAATGAAAAAACACTCCACATGCTTCATATTGATGAAGGAGAGCATCCCGTTTCTATTCAGCTTTTTGGCAGTGATGGTGATAGCCTAGCACGTGCAGCCGAATTTATTCAAGCCAATACCAAAGCCGATCTTGTTGATATCAATATGGGCTGTCCTGTTAATAAAATCGTAAAAAACGAAGCTGGTGCTATGTGGCTGAAAGATCCCGAGAAAATTTATTCCGTGATTTCAAGCGTTAAGTCAGTTTTAGATATCCCCTTAACCGTAAAAATGCGTACTGGCTGGTCTGATGCATCTTTAGCAATTGAGAATGCCTTAGCTGCGCAATCAGCTGGTGTTGCTGCTCTTGCTATGCATGGTCGTACCAGAGAGCAAATGTATACTGGCTCATGTGACCATGAAACCCTTGCTAAAGTCGCTAAGGCTGTCACTAAAGTACCCTTTATCGCTAACGGGGATATTCGCAACGTTGAAGATGCTAGGTTTATGATTGAGCAAGTTGGTGCAGATGCAGTTATGATCGGTCGCGCAGCCAGAAGTAATCCTTATATTTTCTCTCAGATCAATCATTATTTTGAAACGGGACAAATGCTAGATAATCTACCATTTGTCAAAATGCTGGAAATTGCAAAAGAGCATCTTCGACGTTTGGTAGAGCTTAAAGGAGAAAAAATCGCTGTTCGTGAATTTCGTGGCTTAGCACCTTATTACCTTCGCGGTACATCTGGTGCTGCCAAAATTCGCTCAGCTGTCTCACGAGCTGAAACCATTTCGGAAGTCGAGAACATTTTCAATCAAGTCCATTGA
- a CDS encoding metal ABC transporter substrate-binding protein: MKKLSLLLLVCLSLVGLFACTSKKTTGKKLTVVATNSIIADITKNIAGNKVDLHSIVPVGRDPHEYEPLPEDVKKTSQADIIFYNGINLENGGNAWFTKLVKNAHKKADKDYFAVSDGVKTIYLENAKEKGKEDPHAWLDLKNGIIYAKNIMRRLSEKDPKNKSYYQKNFQAYSAKLEKLHKAAKERISRILAEKKMIVTSEGCFKYFSKAYDIPSAYIWEINTEEEGTPNQIKALVKKLRKSRVSALFVESSVDDRPMRTVSKDTSIPIAAKIFTDSVAKKGQAGDSYYAMMKWNIDKIVGGLSQ, from the coding sequence ATGAAGAAATTAAGCTTATTGTTGCTAGTTTGTCTATCTTTGGTGGGCCTATTTGCCTGTACTTCTAAAAAAACAACAGGCAAAAAATTGACTGTTGTAGCCACCAATTCTATTATTGCTGATATTACTAAGAATATCGCTGGTAATAAGGTTGACTTACATAGTATTGTTCCTGTTGGTCGAGATCCTCACGAATATGAGCCTCTTCCCGAAGATGTTAAAAAGACCTCTCAGGCTGATATCATTTTTTATAATGGGATTAATCTTGAAAATGGAGGCAATGCCTGGTTTACCAAATTAGTTAAAAATGCTCATAAAAAGGCCGACAAGGATTATTTTGCAGTGAGCGATGGTGTTAAGACCATTTATTTGGAAAATGCAAAAGAAAAAGGGAAAGAAGATCCGCATGCTTGGCTTGATCTGAAAAATGGTATTATTTATGCTAAAAATATCATGAGACGTCTGTCTGAAAAAGATCCTAAAAACAAGAGTTATTATCAGAAAAATTTTCAAGCTTACAGCGCCAAACTTGAAAAGCTGCACAAAGCAGCCAAAGAAAGAATCAGTCGTATTCTTGCTGAGAAGAAGATGATCGTAACTAGTGAAGGCTGTTTCAAGTATTTCTCTAAAGCTTACGACATTCCTTCTGCCTATATATGGGAAATTAATACCGAAGAAGAGGGAACGCCAAATCAAATTAAGGCTTTAGTTAAAAAATTAAGGAAAAGTCGGGTGTCTGCGCTTTTTGTAGAAAGCAGTGTTGATGATCGTCCAATGAGAACTGTTTCAAAAGATACAAGTATCCCAATTGCCGCTAAAATTTTTACAGATTCAGTTGCTAAAAAAGGACAGGCTGGGGATAGTTACTATGCGATGATGAAGTGGAATATAGATAAAATTGTAGGTGGTCTGTCACAATGA
- the sloR gene encoding metal-dependent transcriptional regulator SloR, translated as MTPNKEDYLKIIYELSERDEKISNKQIAEKMSVSAPAVSEMVKKLLSEDLVLKDKQAGYLLTKKGQILASSLYRKHRLIEVFLMNHLNYTADEIHEEAEVLEHTVSDVFVERLDKLLNYPKVCPHGGTIPQHGQPLVEKYRTTLKGVTEMGVYLLKRIQDNFQLLKYMEQHHLKIGDEIRLLEYDAFAGAYTIEKDGEQLQVTSAVASQIYIEKKAK; from the coding sequence ATGACACCTAATAAAGAAGATTACCTTAAAATTATTTATGAACTCAGTGAGCGTGATGAGAAGATCAGCAACAAGCAAATTGCTGAGAAAATGTCTGTATCTGCTCCGGCTGTCTCAGAGATGGTTAAAAAATTACTATCGGAGGATCTGGTTCTTAAAGACAAACAAGCGGGTTATTTATTGACAAAAAAAGGACAGATTCTAGCGTCATCTCTTTATCGCAAGCACCGTCTGATAGAAGTTTTTTTGATGAATCATCTTAATTACACAGCAGACGAAATTCATGAAGAGGCTGAAGTGCTGGAACATACTGTCTCTGATGTGTTTGTTGAACGTTTAGATAAGTTGCTTAACTATCCTAAGGTTTGTCCGCATGGAGGAACCATTCCTCAACATGGACAGCCCTTAGTAGAGAAGTATCGTACAACTTTAAAGGGTGTAACAGAGATGGGAGTTTACTTGTTGAAACGTATTCAAGATAACTTTCAGTTATTAAAGTATATGGAACAGCATCATTTAAAGATCGGAGATGAAATAAGACTCCTAGAATATGATGCTTTTGCAGGTGCTTATACCATTGAAAAAGATGGGGAACAATTACAAGTGACATCAGCGGTTGCCAGTCAAATTTACATTGAAAAGAAAGCTAAATAA
- the hslO gene encoding Hsp33 family molecular chaperone HslO codes for MDKLIKSIAKSGSFRAYVLDSTETVRTAQEKHQTLSSSTVALGRTLIANQILAANQKGDSKVTVKVIGDSSFGHIISVADTKGNVKGYIQNAGVDVKKTASGEVIVGPFMGNGQFVVITDYGTGNPYTSSTPLVSGEIGEDLAYYLTESEQTPSAVGLNVLLDKKNKVKVAGGFMLQVLPGASAEEIARYEKRIQEMPAISTLLESDDHIEALLNAIYGEEDYKVLAEEDLQFTCDCSRQRFEAALMTLAKSDLKEMEENHGAEIVCQFCGKKYQFKESDLEEMINGKA; via the coding sequence ATGGATAAACTTATTAAGTCAATAGCAAAATCAGGATCTTTCCGTGCTTATGTACTTGATAGCACTGAAACGGTCAGAACTGCTCAAGAAAAACATCAAACCCTATCGAGTTCAACTGTTGCTCTAGGACGCACACTCATTGCCAACCAAATTCTCGCAGCTAATCAAAAGGGAGACAGCAAGGTTACTGTCAAAGTTATCGGTGACTCTTCTTTTGGTCATATTATTTCGGTTGCTGATACCAAAGGAAATGTAAAAGGCTACATTCAAAATGCCGGCGTTGATGTCAAAAAAACAGCTAGCGGTGAAGTTATCGTGGGACCTTTTATGGGAAATGGACAGTTTGTGGTCATCACTGACTATGGAACTGGCAACCCTTATACCTCATCAACGCCACTTGTTTCAGGTGAAATCGGTGAAGATTTGGCTTACTATCTAACTGAAAGTGAACAAACACCATCTGCTGTTGGGCTCAATGTGCTCTTAGATAAAAAGAATAAGGTCAAAGTAGCCGGTGGCTTTATGCTGCAAGTCCTTCCAGGAGCTTCTGCGGAAGAAATCGCTCGTTACGAAAAACGTATTCAGGAAATGCCTGCTATTTCAACTCTGCTAGAGTCAGATGATCACATCGAAGCTCTCTTGAATGCTATCTATGGTGAAGAGGACTATAAAGTTTTAGCTGAGGAAGACTTACAGTTTACCTGTGATTGCTCGCGTCAACGTTTTGAAGCAGCACTTATGACATTGGCCAAATCTGATCTTAAAGAAATGGAAGAAAACCACGGAGCAGAAATTGTCTGCCAATTTTGTGGTAAAAAATATCAATTTAAGGAAAGTGATTTAGAGGAGATGATTAATGGCAAAGCTTAA